A stretch of the Poseidonibacter parvus genome encodes the following:
- a CDS encoding peroxiredoxin-like family protein has translation MSRLIEEIKNYQEAFKKKAPLEIQEIMLKATKKLEEQSISKNALKVGDKAPDMKLPNAVGKEVSLYETLEENDFAVVSFYRGVWCSYCNLELKALQEKNEELISLGAKLLAVSPQSPDASLSTKEKNELAFEVLSDNENVIAKEYGLVFSLAEELRPIYLSFNIDIPANNDEDSYELPMPATYVINKNKEIIFSFVNEDYTKRCEPQDVVDAIKAAK, from the coding sequence ATGTCAAGATTAATAGAAGAAATTAAAAATTATCAAGAAGCTTTCAAGAAAAAAGCTCCACTAGAAATACAAGAAATCATGTTAAAAGCTACAAAAAAACTAGAAGAACAGTCAATTAGTAAAAATGCTTTAAAAGTTGGAGACAAAGCTCCTGATATGAAATTACCAAATGCTGTAGGGAAAGAAGTTTCTTTATATGAAACTTTAGAAGAAAATGACTTTGCAGTTGTAAGTTTTTATAGAGGTGTTTGGTGTTCGTATTGTAATTTAGAATTAAAAGCATTACAAGAAAAAAATGAGGAACTAATTAGTTTAGGTGCAAAACTATTAGCAGTATCTCCACAATCTCCAGATGCAAGTCTAAGCACAAAAGAAAAAAATGAATTAGCTTTTGAAGTATTAAGTGATAATGAAAACGTAATTGCAAAAGAGTATGGTTTAGTATTTTCTTTAGCAGAAGAATTAAGACCTATTTACTTAAGTTTTAATATTGACATTCCAGCAAATAATGATGAAGATTCATACGAATTACCAATGCCTGCAACTTATGTAATCAACAAAAATAAAGAGATTATTTTCTCATTTGTTAATGAAGATTATACAAAAAGATGTGAGCCACAAGATGTTGTTGATGCAATAAAAGCAGCAAAATAG
- a CDS encoding MFS transporter — protein sequence MRKTFFTKITTSKVALLYVMSISMVISFSAWMSLLNNFTIEVASFNGSQIGILQSLREIPGFLAFTVILVLAFIAQQRLVYISMLLLGLGTAVTGFFPSAFGLYMTTIIMSLGFHYLETLNQSLSLQWLDKKKAPIILGKISAVKSFTGLSVFILIYILMNYLALEYKYVYLIFGGITAILSIVCWIAFTHFKETVIQERKIRLKKEYWLFYTLTFLAGARRQIFVVFAGFLLVEKFGVDVHNMVLLLFINSVLNMYLAPKIGKFISIFGERIALRYEYIGLVIVFISYAFVDNLYIAFALYVIDHLLFAMAIALKTYFQKIADPKDIASASAVSFTINHIAAVFLPVLLGLVWLYSHSLVFIIGGLIAVISVVLSFLIPRNPKRGFETTLVKEV from the coding sequence TTGAGAAAAACTTTTTTTACTAAAATAACTACATCAAAAGTTGCACTGCTTTATGTAATGTCTATTTCTATGGTTATTTCATTTTCAGCTTGGATGAGTTTACTTAATAACTTTACAATTGAAGTAGCTTCATTTAATGGAAGCCAAATTGGAATACTTCAAAGTTTAAGAGAAATTCCTGGCTTTCTTGCCTTTACAGTTATTTTGGTATTAGCTTTTATTGCACAACAAAGACTAGTTTATATTTCAATGCTTTTATTAGGACTTGGAACGGCAGTAACTGGCTTTTTCCCTAGTGCTTTTGGTTTGTATATGACAACAATTATTATGTCATTAGGGTTTCATTATTTAGAGACTTTAAATCAATCTTTGAGCCTTCAATGGCTTGATAAGAAAAAAGCTCCAATAATTTTGGGAAAAATATCTGCTGTTAAATCTTTTACAGGTCTTAGTGTATTTATTTTGATTTATATTTTGATGAATTATTTGGCACTTGAATATAAATATGTCTATTTAATTTTTGGAGGGATTACAGCAATACTTTCTATTGTTTGTTGGATTGCTTTTACACATTTTAAAGAGACAGTTATTCAAGAGCGTAAAATAAGACTTAAAAAAGAGTATTGGCTGTTTTACACATTAACTTTTTTGGCAGGTGCAAGAAGACAGATATTTGTAGTCTTTGCAGGATTTTTATTAGTTGAAAAATTTGGTGTAGATGTTCATAATATGGTTTTATTACTTTTTATAAATTCAGTTTTAAATATGTATCTAGCTCCTAAAATTGGAAAATTTATCTCAATTTTTGGTGAAAGAATAGCTTTACGATATGAATATATTGGACTTGTGATAGTTTTTATATCTTATGCTTTTGTTGATAATTTATATATAGCTTTTGCACTTTATGTAATTGACCACCTTTTATTTGCAATGGCAATTGCACTTAAAACATATTTTCAAAAAATTGCAGACCCAAAAGATATTGCAAGTGCAAGTGCTGTTTCTTTTACTATAAATCATATAGCAGCTGTTTTCTTGCCAGTTTTATTAGGATTGGTTTGGTTATATTCTCACTCACTAGTATTTATAATTGGCGGATTAATTGCTGTTATTTCTGTAGTTTTATCTTTTTTAATTCCTCGTAATCCCAAAAGAGGATTTGAGACTACTTTAGTTAAAGAAGTTTAA
- a CDS encoding haloacid dehalogenase type II translates to MNTTLAFDVYGTLINTNGVQVLLEKFIPNKANIFSQTWRDKQLEYSFRRGHMQNYVGFEVCTAQALEYSCKFHDVELSSKQKEELMAIYAILPSFDDVKPALERLKQKGFRLFAFSNGKKAAVEKLLINAGISELFLDVVSVDDIKTFKPSPAVYGHFLRSANVKSNEAWLISSNPFDVTGAISAGMKAAWIQRSSKAIFDPWEIQPTITVDSLTQLAKQLNH, encoded by the coding sequence ATGAATACTACTTTAGCTTTTGATGTATATGGAACACTAATAAATACAAATGGCGTGCAAGTTTTACTTGAAAAGTTCATTCCAAATAAAGCAAATATTTTTTCTCAAACTTGGAGAGATAAACAACTTGAATACTCTTTTAGAAGAGGTCATATGCAAAATTATGTAGGGTTTGAAGTATGTACAGCTCAGGCTTTAGAGTATTCTTGTAAATTCCACGATGTAGAATTATCTTCAAAACAAAAAGAAGAACTAATGGCAATTTATGCAATTTTACCAAGTTTTGATGATGTAAAACCTGCACTTGAAAGACTAAAGCAAAAAGGCTTTAGACTTTTTGCTTTTTCAAATGGCAAAAAAGCAGCTGTTGAAAAACTACTAATAAATGCAGGAATAAGTGAATTATTCCTAGACGTTGTTAGTGTAGATGATATAAAAACTTTTAAACCTTCACCTGCTGTTTATGGACATTTTCTAAGAAGTGCAAATGTAAAAAGCAATGAAGCATGGCTAATTTCTTCAAATCCTTTTGATGTAACAGGAGCAATATCAGCAGGAATGAAAGCAGCTTGGATACAACGTTCTAGCAAAGCTATTTTTGATCCATGGGAAATACAGCCTACTATTACAGTTGATTCTTTAACACAATTAGCAAAACAATTAAATCATTAA
- a CDS encoding sulfite exporter TauE/SafE family protein → MNELLLGLLTFFTSTIAGVVGIGGGMMLIAILPAFLPLNALIPVHGLTQMSSNFSRAVFGYKDVQYETIPKFLIGSIAGIALFASILSMISLEYVPLFIGVYILLSLWSQKFNDKIKKYENYYLVGFLQTGLSIVVGATGPLTMTLLLKDYKDKDKVVATGAALMSITHILKVFVFMYFGFVFFDYIGIIVAMIIGAVAGSYAGTKLRDKIDGKKFLMLLKVLLTILAIKVIIGVFL, encoded by the coding sequence ATGAATGAACTACTTTTAGGTTTACTTACATTTTTCACTTCAACAATAGCAGGTGTTGTAGGAATTGGTGGGGGAATGATGCTAATTGCAATACTTCCAGCTTTTTTACCTTTAAATGCTTTAATACCTGTGCATGGATTAACTCAAATGTCAAGTAATTTTTCACGTGCAGTTTTTGGATACAAAGATGTACAATATGAAACAATACCAAAGTTTTTGATAGGTTCTATTGCAGGAATTGCTCTTTTTGCTTCGATTTTATCTATGATTTCTTTAGAGTATGTTCCTTTATTTATTGGGGTTTATATTCTTTTATCTCTTTGGTCACAAAAGTTTAATGATAAGATTAAAAAATATGAAAACTACTATTTAGTTGGGTTTTTACAAACAGGTTTATCTATAGTTGTAGGAGCAACGGGTCCTTTAACTATGACTTTACTTTTAAAAGATTATAAAGATAAAGACAAAGTTGTAGCAACAGGAGCAGCACTTATGAGTATTACTCATATTTTAAAAGTGTTCGTTTTTATGTATTTTGGTTTTGTATTTTTTGATTATATCGGAATTATTGTTGCAATGATAATTGGAGCAGTTGCAGGCTCTTATGCAGGAACAAAGCTAAGAGATAAAATAGATGGTAAAAAGTTTTTAATGCTTTTAAAAGTACTTCTTACAATTCTTGCTATTAAAGTTATTATTGGTGTATTTCTTTGA
- a CDS encoding TetR/AcrR family transcriptional regulator, with the protein MSTVREKLIDATFHEVFSTGYSAASLANILKRAEVKKGAMYHYFPSKKDMVLAMIDEKLEQRTKNKWETILNEDGNLIDILISILQDTKSFNLIEGCPLGNLLQEHLNQDEDFTNILNSILNKWKEIFISILNKAKQKNQINQNTNTQQCATFLIASIEGAILLSKKSQDNQDFEDCMIQLINYINTLR; encoded by the coding sequence ATGAGTACAGTAAGAGAAAAACTAATTGACGCAACCTTTCATGAAGTATTTAGTACAGGATATTCTGCTGCATCTTTAGCAAATATTTTAAAACGAGCTGAAGTCAAAAAAGGGGCAATGTATCATTATTTCCCCTCAAAAAAAGATATGGTACTTGCTATGATTGATGAAAAACTAGAACAAAGAACAAAAAATAAATGGGAAACAATTTTAAATGAAGATGGAAATCTTATTGATATTTTAATCTCAATACTACAAGATACAAAAAGTTTTAATCTAATAGAAGGTTGTCCTCTTGGCAACCTTTTACAAGAGCACTTAAATCAAGATGAAGATTTTACAAATATTTTAAATTCAATTCTAAATAAATGGAAAGAGATTTTTATTTCTATTTTAAATAAAGCAAAACAAAAAAATCAAATCAATCAAAATACAAACACTCAACAATGTGCTACATTTTTAATTGCTTCAATAGAAGGAGCAATTTTACTTTCAAAAAAATCTCAAGACAATCAAGATTTTGAAGACTGTATGATTCAACTTATTAACTATATAAATACTCTTAGATAA